The DNA sequence TTAATGCTAAATTCACCAAATTAATGTTCATGTGATCAATCCCATAGCCTGAATAAATTAAGGGGAAATATGGATAGGCAGAAATTAAAGCATTTGAATTGAAAATTGCTTTATTCGATTGATTAGAAGTCGTATTCTGCAAATCTAAAACAGAATAGTTTTCGTTATGGTTAAATGGTATAAATAATCGATCTTGATTTTCCTGATTATTTGGTTGTTCTGGTATAAACCCGGAATTGCAAAAACCGTTTAATTGCTCTGGACTACTTTCAGGCGGAAATGTTTCATCGTAAGTTAGTGATGAACTTAAACAGAAAATAATTAGTCCGAAAGTCAGAGTATATATTTCAGAAAATGGTTTTCTATCGGTATAAAATGCCATGGTTTATTTCCAGATTATCTCTACCAATGAGAATGAACCATCGGTAATTGTTATGTTGTCGATTCCTGAATAGTTTTCAAATTGATTTGCTCTATCAGGAATGCCAATCCTGAATTATCCCATATTCAAGAGTCTAGTTTTAGTAACAATCAGATAAAGGTTTAGTTTTTAGCTCATGCCGGTGTACATGATTATATAAAAATAGCAAATATTCCTGTCATTTTAAACAAACCAAATGTTCGTTTAAAATGAAAAGTTCTGGATTGTACGAAGAAAGTTGATTGGTTTTAAATTAATAAGCCACTGATATTCAGTGGCTTATGTGATCCTACCGGGATTCGAACCCAGATCATAAGAACCGGAATCTTACATTCTATCCATTGAACTATAGGACCGATTTATTTTAGCGTTGGCAAAAATAACAAAACTTGAAATTAATCAACCTCTTTATTCAAAAAACATAAAAAACTCAGGCCTTTTTTATTAACAAACACGAGTTATAGCTATTTTCAGGATATTCAGGTTCGGGGTTGTTGATAATTTTATCGGCACCCATTCACTGAAGATAGTTTATTCTACTACTTTTGAAGTTAAGAAATTAACCATATGACTACAGTAGAATTATTGAAAGAATGCCGTCTTGAGTTTGAAGAATATTTTCAGTCACTTGTTACCGGATCACCTGATAATCAGCAGAGGGTTGAAGATATTCGCGCGCATTCATTACGAGTTGCGGGTAATTCTCTTTTACTTGCACAAAATTTATTGCAAACAGAAGAAGATAAACACATCGCCGAGATTATTGCATTGTTTCATGATTACGGGAAAGCAGTCATGATCGTTCAGGGTACTGAATCGCCGATAAACATACAGCATAATCATGCGGCCTTATCGGCCAAACTGATACAGCAGATGGGATTCTATCCTAAGTTGTCCGCTGATGTTCAGTTAATTATTCTGAAGTCGATAGAAGGACACAATAAACTTAAATTACCCAAACTGGATAATGAGCAGCAAACTCTTTTTGCTCGCTTGCTTCGTGATGCCGATAAGCTGGATATTTTCGAAACGTCGTACCGCTTTTTTAAGGAAAAATATGGCACCCAGCCTTTAATGGCCATGGATTTGATTAACCATGTCGAGATTTCGGATAAGATAATTAAAAGTGTTTTGGCCGGAAAAACTGCAGCAGTGGAGGATATGAAAACCATGAACGATTATCGGCTGTTGCTATTGTCGATGGCTTTTGATCTTAATTTCAAATACACATTCAGAATTTTGAGCGAGAAGCAGTACATCCAGAAAATATACGAAACCCTACCTAAACGCGATCTGATTATTGATGCTTATCGGGGAATTAAACTGTTTGTAGAAAATAAATTTGTTTCCTGAAAGTTGCATTATAAGTTGATTTCAGAATGAGTAAGCGGTTGGTTTGTATTTGCAATATGGTTACAGAAAAAGAAATTGTTGCTGCATTGACTAAAGGTGCAAGATCAACTTCTGAAATTCAAAAAATGACTCGAGCCGGAACTAGTTGTGGTAGATGTTTGCCTTGGATTGACTCAATTGTAGCAGATTTTATAGCCAACTTAGATGACCCACAGCAACGAATTAACTTTAGTGAATAAACTAAATTCTAGAATTCAACCGCCATGCTGATTTCTGCGACTCCTGCCTTACCGGTGGGTGAGTAGTACTTTTCAGTGTTTTAGCTAACCCGTTTTATTCCTGAAAAATTCTCACGGTATTGGCTAGGCGTACATCCCTTGTTTTTCCTGAAAATCCGGTTAAAATTAGATATGTTATAGAAACCACAGCGGACAGCTATCTCCGAAATAGTTTGATTGGTTTCAGTAAGCCATCGGCTGGCAAATCCAATTCGGTAATCGTTCAGGAAATCGACAAATGATTTTCCAGTGCGTTTTTTTATTAAACGAGACAAAGTTGTTTCAGTAACATTCAGATATTGTGCTACATCGTTGATTCGTATTTTCTCCTGGTAATTTTGAGCAATGTATTCGAATGCTTTTTTTATTTGATTACTGTTTTCAAAATCGGTTGTATTCATATCTCCTGAACATAGAAGTCTTTGGTTTTCTGAAACTGAAAGAACATGCAGTATCGAAATCAAGCCGATAAAAGTATCCAACCCGTTTTTTTTTGATAACTGCTGCAACTGTGGAGTAATTTGTTGGGTTGTTTCTTCTGAAAATAAGATACCATGCGATGCATTGTTTAGTAACTCTCTTATGGGTTTCATCATGTTTCGGGCCAGAAGGTTTTCGTGAATCAGGTCGCGGTGAAACTGAATGGTAATTTCATGAATCTTCTCGCTTTTACATTTTCCATCATTCCAGCCATGGTATAGGTTTGGCCCCACCAGAACCAGTTCTGCATCAGTAATCATGCTTTTATGATCGCCCACAACTCGCTCAGCATTTATAGCGTGCTGAATAAAATTCAGTTCAAATTCAGGATGAAAGTGTATGGGGAAATCAAACTTGCTTTTTTGCCGGTCGAAAACCAACAGGCAATCGCCTTGCGACAAAGGCGTGATTTCACGCTGTATCTTGTTGACAGGTCTATTCATTTACTGAAATTAAAACTGGTTGTCGCGAAGATAACTTCTAATAATGGAATATTGGGGTATGTAAATGCAATCATTCATCACTATTTTTTGAAATCTGGAGGCGCTATCTATTTCGCATGCTGCGGATATTTGATCTGATTTTTTGGTAACTTGGCGTTAAATTAAACCTAGCCATGAAAACAAAACTATATTTCATTCTTTCAACTCTTTTACTTCTCGTTTTTGGTTTTGAATCAAGGTCTCAAGATAAAATAGCGGTCTCCGGAACAGTTACTTTCTTTAAGAGTGTTCCTTTAAACAAGGTAAAGATAGTTGCATTAAATTCCGGGGATTTGACCTACACCGACTCACTTGGACAGTTTAAGCTCAATTGTTTAAAGAAAGATGTCCTGATAATTTCAGCTTCAGGTTTTGAGGGAAAAAATGTAAAAGTTGGAAAGCAAAATGCTTATGTTATCAACCTTGTTTATAAGAATAATCCGACTAATTTCAAATATGCAGTAAGCAACGGGCATGTTTCTGAAAATGTTCTTATGCAGGCAATTAACTCGGGGCAGCAAAAAAAGGGGAAAGATTATTCGACTTATTCATCAATATTTGAACTAATAAGCAGTGAAATTTATGATGTTCGGGTAACAGGCTCTGTTGTTTATAATAAAAAAATCAATTCATTTGATTCTAATCCCCAAGTCCTTTATGTTGTTGACGGAAAAGTTGTTTCCGATATCTCTTTTGTAGCTCCTGCTGATGTAAAAACAATTGAGTTTGTTGATGATGTTAGCGCAACAATGTGGGGAATGCAGGGTGCTAACGGGGTTCTCAAAATCACTCTTAAATAAATGGCAAATTAGCAATGATCTTATGTTTCGTATTTAAAGCTAATTGTTTGTATTCCCAAATTCTTTGATGATATTTTTCATATTTGATAAACGGAAGTTTTTAGCGTTAAACTATTTATGTTCCGATGCTGTTTTAAGTAAAACCTTAAAAAGAAAGTCTATGAAAAAACTAAATGTATTAACAGCCGTTTTGCTGGCAGGTTTAGTCATTGCCGGATGTTCTCAGAAAGATGAATTGCAGGTTTCTGATCATTTATCGACATTGAAAAATGCATCAGTGAAAACTGATTATGAAATGGTTCCCAATGAAATTCTGGTCAAGTTTAAAGAAGGTACCGAAGTGTCAAAAAAGGAAGCGGTTTTTGCAAAACTGAATGGAAAACTCAAAGAAAAAATCCTGACCAAAATGATGGAAAAGCAAAATGATAAAAATGGAATTGATTTGGTCACTATTTCAGGAAATGTTGCTGACGCTATTTCTAAAGCCAAGGATCTTCCTGAAGTTGAATATGCTGAACCAAATTACATTTATCAGCATTTTTCTACTTCTAATGATACTTATTATACCAATGGGTCATTATGGGGAATGTACGGTGATGCCACATCACCAGCCAATCAATTTGGAAGTCAGGCAGGTGAAGTCTGGGCTACCGGACACACTGGATCAGGAGCTGTTTATGTTGGTATAATTGACGAAGGTTATATGTACACTCACGAAGATCTGGCTGCGAATGTTGGAACAAATCCAGGCGAAATTGCAGGCAATGGAGTCGACGATGACAACAATGGTTACATTGATGATGTTTATGGTTGGGATTTCGATGGGAATAATAATTCAGTATTTGATGGCACTGGTGATGATCACGGAACACATGTCGCTGGAACCATTGGTGGAGTTGGTGGCAATAAAATAGGAGTTGCTGGAATTTGCTGGAATGTTAAATTGCTGGATGCTAAATTTCTTGGTAAACGGGGAGGAACAACAGCAAATGCAATCAAAGCAGTTGATTATTTTACAGGATTAAAAGAGAATGGTCTAAATATAGTTGCAACCAACAATTCGTGGGGTGGCGGAGGATTTTCTCAAGGTCTAAAAGATGCTATTGACAGAGCAAATGCTGCTGGTATTCTTTTTATTGCTGCAGCTGGCAATGATGGAACAAATAATGATGTTACAGATAGCTATCCTTCAAATTATGATAGTCCTAATGTAATTGCTGTTGCTGCTATTACATCTACAGGTGCATTAGCCAGTTTTTCTCAGTATGGGGCAACTACTGTGGATATTGGAGCTCCCGGTTACGGGATTTGGTCAACAGTTCCAAAGTCTTCTAAAGGCAAGATAATTTCGGGTTATGCAAGTTACAGTGGAACTTCAATGGCAACTCCTCATGTTACGGGTGCTGCTGCTTTGTATGCTTCAACATATCCCGGAGCAACTGCTGCCCAAATCAAAACGGCAATTTTAAGTTCTGCGGTACCGACTGCTTCTCTTTCAGGGAAATGCGTTACTGGAGGACGACTGAATGTGAGTGGATTTTAATCTCGATATAAATGAGAAAGAGGCTGTCCTGAACTGGGACAGCCTCTTTCTCATTTATGGTAATAATGAATTATTCCTTTTATTTAGAGTTTTCAGGAGCTAACATTTGTTGCTCGGTGGTTGGTGGAGGAGTTGTGTCGCCCGATTTCTTTTTGTAGGGTAGGGGTTCCCATCCCATAAAAAACAACAAGACAAAGAATCCAAGAATGTACGCAACAATGATGTGCCAACCAGCCTTTAACCAGCCAAATACTGACCTTGCTTCGTGAAATTTCGACGAAATGGCGACTCCTGCTGAAGACCCGAACCAAACCATCGATCCACCAAATCCAACGGCATAAGCCAGCATACCCCAGTCGTATCCGTTTTGTTCCAATGCAAGTTTGGTAAGTGGAATATTATCGAAAACGGCAGAAACGAATCCTAATGAAAATGCCGATTGCCATGATGCTGCTGGAAGTTCCTCGACTGGCATGAGCGATGCACATGTGACCAGTGAAAGTAGAAATATGGAACCTGCTATGGCATTTTTTGCTTCTTTCCAATCAGTAACTCTTATAAATGCACCAATTCCGATAGCAACCCATACACCCAGAGCAG is a window from the Aquipluma nitroreducens genome containing:
- a CDS encoding HD domain-containing protein → MTTVELLKECRLEFEEYFQSLVTGSPDNQQRVEDIRAHSLRVAGNSLLLAQNLLQTEEDKHIAEIIALFHDYGKAVMIVQGTESPINIQHNHAALSAKLIQQMGFYPKLSADVQLIILKSIEGHNKLKLPKLDNEQQTLFARLLRDADKLDIFETSYRFFKEKYGTQPLMAMDLINHVEISDKIIKSVLAGKTAAVEDMKTMNDYRLLLLSMAFDLNFKYTFRILSEKQYIQKIYETLPKRDLIIDAYRGIKLFVENKFVS
- a CDS encoding (2Fe-2S)-binding protein, producing the protein MSKRLVCICNMVTEKEIVAALTKGARSTSEIQKMTRAGTSCGRCLPWIDSIVADFIANLDDPQQRINFSE
- a CDS encoding AraC family transcriptional regulator, which encodes MNRPVNKIQREITPLSQGDCLLVFDRQKSKFDFPIHFHPEFELNFIQHAINAERVVGDHKSMITDAELVLVGPNLYHGWNDGKCKSEKIHEITIQFHRDLIHENLLARNMMKPIRELLNNASHGILFSEETTQQITPQLQQLSKKNGLDTFIGLISILHVLSVSENQRLLCSGDMNTTDFENSNQIKKAFEYIAQNYQEKIRINDVAQYLNVTETTLSRLIKKRTGKSFVDFLNDYRIGFASRWLTETNQTISEIAVRCGFYNISNFNRIFRKNKGCTPSQYRENFSGIKRVS
- a CDS encoding S8 family peptidase; amino-acid sequence: MKKLNVLTAVLLAGLVIAGCSQKDELQVSDHLSTLKNASVKTDYEMVPNEILVKFKEGTEVSKKEAVFAKLNGKLKEKILTKMMEKQNDKNGIDLVTISGNVADAISKAKDLPEVEYAEPNYIYQHFSTSNDTYYTNGSLWGMYGDATSPANQFGSQAGEVWATGHTGSGAVYVGIIDEGYMYTHEDLAANVGTNPGEIAGNGVDDDNNGYIDDVYGWDFDGNNNSVFDGTGDDHGTHVAGTIGGVGGNKIGVAGICWNVKLLDAKFLGKRGGTTANAIKAVDYFTGLKENGLNIVATNNSWGGGGFSQGLKDAIDRANAAGILFIAAAGNDGTNNDVTDSYPSNYDSPNVIAVAAITSTGALASFSQYGATTVDIGAPGYGIWSTVPKSSKGKIISGYASYSGTSMATPHVTGAAALYASTYPGATAAQIKTAILSSAVPTASLSGKCVTGGRLNVSGF